Proteins from a genomic interval of Rubinisphaera italica:
- a CDS encoding HlyD family secretion protein: MSDLSLKKTETPSTLMRSSTLLLPVAYDESVMPSLQLAKSSRSIRRIAKLLFLALLLTIVVVAIAPWQQSIYGSGNVIAFSPEERPQVIESPIKGRIVSWGEGIYENAEVKKGDLIAEIQDLDESYRMRLEQKLNNSERTVVAVEQQLAANKRALEAALTLVDSFSSQVVAYKKVKQETIAAQDAYMEMARKKVEAEKQQLLEYEAAIPQLKAEAQRMEMLYQENNISLQKVQEVKRKLSEAEAKVARAEAYVSSAESELEGKIRERISKIEKAQIDIDYAEATLRKVRGDISKAESDVAKTEQELNKSQKILIESQTELSRQERQTLISPCDGYVVQINPNMGTAVLKEGDPICTIVPLTSDRAVQIWLQGNDAPLIQKGRHVRLQFEGWPALQFAGWPSVAVGTFGGEVVSIDATDNSKGQFRILVKPVESGQDWPGDRYLRQGVRANGWVILDRVPLWYEIWRRLNGFPVLPPEDGKSSDKNKPKPPKIPK; the protein is encoded by the coding sequence TGCTTCCTGTCGCTTACGATGAATCGGTCATGCCTTCTCTACAGTTGGCTAAATCATCCCGTTCTATCCGGCGTATCGCAAAGCTACTGTTCCTGGCCTTGCTGTTGACAATTGTAGTGGTCGCAATTGCTCCCTGGCAGCAATCGATTTATGGATCCGGCAATGTGATTGCATTTTCACCGGAAGAGCGACCACAGGTCATCGAATCTCCAATTAAAGGACGAATTGTTTCCTGGGGAGAGGGGATTTATGAAAATGCGGAAGTTAAAAAGGGGGATCTGATTGCAGAAATTCAGGATTTGGACGAATCCTATCGGATGCGTCTTGAACAAAAACTGAACAATAGCGAACGAACTGTTGTCGCAGTGGAACAACAACTTGCTGCCAATAAGCGAGCCCTGGAAGCGGCACTGACCTTAGTGGATTCGTTCTCCTCGCAGGTGGTTGCCTACAAGAAAGTAAAGCAGGAAACCATCGCTGCACAAGATGCTTACATGGAAATGGCCAGAAAAAAAGTCGAAGCCGAAAAACAACAACTTCTGGAATATGAAGCGGCGATTCCCCAGTTGAAAGCAGAAGCGCAACGTATGGAAATGCTGTACCAGGAAAATAATATTTCCTTGCAAAAAGTTCAGGAAGTTAAAAGAAAGCTTTCTGAAGCCGAGGCAAAAGTCGCCAGGGCAGAGGCATACGTTTCTTCTGCTGAGTCTGAACTGGAAGGCAAAATTCGGGAACGAATTTCAAAAATTGAGAAAGCTCAAATCGATATTGATTATGCCGAGGCGACTTTACGAAAAGTTCGAGGAGATATTTCCAAAGCAGAAAGTGATGTCGCAAAAACAGAGCAGGAGTTGAATAAATCGCAAAAAATACTGATTGAATCTCAAACCGAACTCTCTCGCCAGGAAAGACAAACCTTAATCTCTCCATGTGATGGATACGTCGTTCAAATCAACCCTAATATGGGGACCGCTGTGCTCAAGGAAGGGGATCCTATCTGTACGATCGTCCCGTTAACTTCAGATAGAGCCGTGCAAATCTGGCTGCAAGGAAATGACGCTCCACTGATTCAGAAGGGACGTCATGTACGTCTGCAATTCGAAGGTTGGCCGGCTCTCCAATTTGCGGGATGGCCTTCAGTGGCTGTCGGGACATTTGGTGGCGAAGTGGTTTCGATTGATGCCACGGATAATAGCAAAGGTCAATTTCGAATCCTTGTCAAACCTGTCGAAAGTGGTCAAGACTGGCCTGGTGATCGCTATTTGAGACAAGGAGTTCGTGCCAACGGCTGGGTCATTCTTGACAGGGTTCCGCTGTGGTATGAAATTTGGCGACGGCTCAACGGGTTTCCTGTCCTCCCACCGGAAGATGGAAAAAGCTCGGATAAAAATAAACCCAAACCTCCCAAGATTCCTAAATAG
- a CDS encoding TolC family protein produces the protein MCSRILTILAMMHFLGCVTVNKYDSQSTHESSNINKPIKVGEESSAVQVEPSIDKADREVAKISLAAFEEQIDLSTGTDRSTEIQSELPPLDESANEPANESAEETPYPTELQELAIEENSVSLDSVIGSVYQSFPLLESAYAGRRIAEGDQMSAAGAYDFKFKAASENNALGFYQNYRQSLGFAQPLYGGGEFFAGYRVGNGSFQPWYLERQTNEGGEFKTGVNIPLAKDRNIDQRRAELWRSNYSRKMVEPEIHALLIGFIQEGSYAYWEWVAAGEKLLIAEEVLVLAQERTDRIRQQVENGFIDPPELTDNLRLVSEREAKLAEVLQKYQKAAIKLSLYLRDYEGSPIVLSIKDLQRFPSPEERLETSVDLDIQLAISNRPELIVMDFLRKQLQLDFSAAQNETRPTIDTQWIASQDIGQPTSPKNDKGEFVLEASVFMDVPLQRRKARGKMFAIEGKMTQLQAKRKMTEDKIAVEVQTVHTAMQAALKRYVSTKQAVEYAEDLAQRERRNFELGSSDLLKVTLREQYAVEASEKVIDALLDFYQAEVDYRATLAQDQLP, from the coding sequence GTGTGCAGTCGTATCCTGACAATTCTGGCGATGATGCATTTCTTAGGATGCGTTACGGTCAATAAATACGACTCCCAGTCAACTCATGAGTCCTCGAATATCAATAAACCTATTAAGGTGGGCGAAGAAAGCTCAGCTGTCCAGGTAGAACCGTCCATCGATAAAGCTGATAGGGAAGTGGCGAAGATCTCCTTAGCCGCGTTTGAGGAACAGATCGACTTGTCCACGGGAACAGACCGTTCAACGGAAATTCAGTCTGAACTACCTCCTCTGGATGAATCTGCAAATGAACCTGCAAATGAATCTGCAGAGGAGACGCCTTACCCGACCGAGCTACAGGAACTTGCGATTGAGGAGAATTCCGTTTCGCTCGATTCGGTGATAGGGAGTGTTTATCAGAGTTTTCCCTTGCTGGAATCGGCTTATGCGGGGCGGAGAATTGCAGAAGGCGATCAAATGTCCGCAGCAGGAGCATATGACTTCAAATTCAAGGCGGCCTCAGAAAATAATGCCTTGGGATTTTATCAGAACTACCGACAGAGTTTAGGATTTGCCCAACCTCTCTATGGAGGAGGTGAATTCTTCGCAGGTTACAGGGTCGGCAATGGCAGCTTTCAACCCTGGTATCTGGAACGACAAACCAATGAAGGGGGGGAGTTTAAAACGGGTGTGAATATTCCATTGGCGAAAGATCGAAATATTGATCAACGCCGTGCCGAACTCTGGCGTTCCAATTATTCACGAAAAATGGTGGAACCCGAAATTCATGCTTTGCTGATAGGATTCATTCAGGAAGGCAGTTATGCCTACTGGGAATGGGTCGCCGCAGGGGAGAAACTCCTGATTGCAGAAGAAGTACTGGTCCTCGCTCAGGAACGCACCGACCGAATTCGTCAGCAGGTGGAGAATGGATTCATCGATCCACCGGAGTTGACTGATAACTTAAGACTCGTCTCCGAACGTGAAGCAAAACTTGCAGAGGTATTACAGAAATACCAAAAGGCAGCGATCAAGCTCTCGCTATATTTGAGAGATTACGAGGGGAGTCCAATTGTTCTTAGTATAAAAGATTTGCAGCGATTTCCATCTCCTGAGGAAAGACTTGAGACTTCTGTCGATCTCGACATCCAACTGGCTATCTCGAACCGTCCTGAATTGATTGTCATGGACTTTTTGCGGAAACAACTTCAGCTCGATTTTTCTGCTGCTCAAAACGAAACCCGTCCTACCATTGATACGCAATGGATTGCTTCTCAGGACATCGGCCAGCCGACCAGTCCCAAAAATGACAAAGGGGAATTCGTACTGGAAGCTTCTGTGTTCATGGATGTTCCGCTCCAAAGACGCAAAGCCAGAGGAAAGATGTTTGCAATCGAAGGTAAAATGACTCAACTGCAGGCGAAAAGAAAAATGACAGAGGATAAAATCGCAGTTGAGGTTCAAACGGTTCACACAGCTATGCAGGCAGCATTAAAACGGTATGTCTCGACTAAGCAAGCTGTCGAATATGCAGAAGATCTTGCTCAGCGAGAACGTAGGAATTTCGAACTGGGCTCCTCTGATCTTCTCAAAGTAACACTCAGAGAGCAATATGCCGTTGAAGCCTCCGAGAAAGTGATCGATGCTCTTCTGGATTTCTATCAAGCTGAAGTTGATTACCGCGCCACTTTGGCCCAGGATCAATTACCCTGA
- the nhaR gene encoding transcriptional activator NhaR, with protein MSLDWINYHHLLYFWTIAKEGSISAACQKLHLAQPTISGQLKKLETQINGKLFDRTGRNLVLTDLGQTVFKYADEMFTVGQELIEVLKGQPSGRPLRFHVGVPEVLPKLIVFRLLKPLMDMEDEIQLICHEGSQDQLLTMLAAHELDVVFSDSPAASLIKVKAFNHHLGASRIGLFGTKQLIRKYGNNFPEEFSGAPLLLPGEGTALRRSIDHWLRESDLHVNVRGEFDDTALMKVFAESGVGFIAAPLVIQKEIARQFSLELIKVLPNAKEEFYAISVERRIRHPAVVKISEIAKQQLFVTKSS; from the coding sequence ATGTCGTTGGACTGGATTAATTACCATCACTTGCTGTATTTCTGGACGATAGCCAAAGAGGGTAGTATATCTGCAGCCTGTCAGAAGCTTCATCTGGCGCAGCCGACAATCAGTGGGCAGCTTAAAAAGCTTGAAACACAAATCAACGGAAAATTGTTTGATCGAACTGGTAGAAATCTCGTCCTGACAGATCTCGGCCAGACGGTTTTCAAATATGCCGATGAGATGTTTACGGTGGGACAGGAATTGATTGAAGTCCTGAAAGGTCAGCCTAGCGGTCGCCCATTAAGATTTCACGTCGGTGTTCCAGAAGTCCTGCCCAAGTTAATCGTTTTTCGACTACTCAAGCCTCTAATGGATATGGAAGATGAAATTCAATTGATTTGTCATGAAGGATCTCAGGATCAACTCCTGACAATGCTCGCAGCACACGAACTGGATGTTGTATTTTCCGATTCACCAGCTGCATCATTGATCAAGGTCAAAGCCTTCAATCATCACCTCGGTGCCTCCCGGATAGGACTGTTCGGGACAAAACAGTTGATTAGAAAATATGGAAACAATTTCCCGGAAGAATTTTCTGGGGCACCGCTTCTGTTGCCAGGTGAAGGAACGGCCTTGAGAAGGTCAATTGATCACTGGTTGAGAGAGTCGGATCTGCATGTCAATGTCAGGGGAGAATTTGATGATACGGCACTCATGAAAGTCTTTGCGGAATCAGGTGTGGGTTTTATTGCGGCCCCGTTAGTCATTCAAAAAGAAATCGCTCGACAATTTTCACTTGAGCTGATCAAAGTATTACCAAACGCCAAAGAAGAATTTTATGCCATCTCTGTCGAAAGGCGTATCAGGCACCCTGCGGTGGTGAAAATTTCTGAAATTGCTAAACAGCAACTTTTTGTCACCAAAAGCAGTTAG